From the genome of Pseudomonas putida:
TGCCACGGCACCGGCCGCGATCACCACGAAGATGTCCAGCGCCCCCAGGGCGCGTTCGGCCATGGGCCACGCGGCAAGGCCGGCAAGCAGGGCGATCGCCAGGTTGCGCAACAGCAATACCGGGCGCAGCGGTTGCGCGGCGCCGGGGCCGGAGCAACCGCAGTCGATGTCGCGGCGGCCACGCCACAGGTTGAGCCCGATGAGGCTGGCGTACAGCGCCATCAGCAGCATCACCCCGAGCGCCGCGAGCTGCCGCCATGGCGGCAGTAGCAGTGCCAGCGCCAGGCCCAGTTCGGCCAGGGCCAGGCTGGCAGTGGCTGCAGGCACCAGGGCAGCAGGGACCACCTGGTAGGCCCGGGCGATGCCGTTGAAGGCGCGCCAGTCACGCAGCTTGTGGCTGGCGGCGCTGGCCAGCAGGGCTGCCACGGCGGTGCCGCTGGCAATCACGAAGACAGGATCGAGCATGGTCTGCACTCCCATTCACCAAGGCGCCAGGGTCAGCACCGGGGTATCGGCGATCTGATCCATGGCGCCACTGTGCTTGCCGCTGACCAGGTCGAAGAACTGCACGCCGCCTTCGAGGTCGGTGGCGGTCAGAATCGGTGCCTTGTCGTGGCTGGCCTGCAGGCTCCACACCGGCTTGGGCGACTCGAGGGTGCCGACACGCTTGCCAGTCTTGAGGTCGAAGGCCCAGATGGTGGTGCTCGGGTCTTCCCACTTGCCGTCGGTGTGCTGATCGTGCATCAGCGCATACAGCCGATTCAGGCCAGGGGCCACGGCCAATGCCTGCCAGCCGCCCGGTGCCCAGCCTTGCTTGCGCTCGGTGTCGCTGACCAGCGACCAGGTGGGCAGGGGCTTGGCCTTGCCGCCCTCGAAACTCACCGGGTACACCTCGCCATGGGTGGTGGTGAAGTAGTAGGTGTCGCCGTTGGCGATGGCGCGTTCGTTGAGGCGCACCTTGTTGGGATCGAAGAACGGAGTCTGCGTGCGCGAGACCTCTTTGCCGGCGTCGTCGAGGGTCACCACCAGCAGTTGCCCGTCACCGCACAGCGAGGCGAAGCTGCGCTTGCCCACCGGGTAGTTGAGCACGCAGCCGCTGATGGCCACTTCGCTGGCGACCTTGTGCGCCTGGGTGTCGACCACGGTCACCGACGTCGAGGGGGTGAGGTTGAAGACGTACGCCAGCTTGCTGTCGGCGCTCACGCCCATGGCGTACTTCTCGGTCAGCGTCGAGGCGCGCTTGGCCGGCAACACCACTTCCCATTGCGGGCGCAGGGTCTGGGTGTCCCAGGCCACCAGCACGTCGGTGCGCTCGCCGTAGGTGCCGCGCGAGTAGAACAGGTTGGCCGAGTACAACGTGCGGTTGTCGGGGCTCAGCGCGGTCGGGGCGACGAAGGCGTTGGTGGTCATGCCCAGCATGCGCTTGGCCTTGGGGTCGACCACCACCACCTTGCCGGCGATGGGGTTCTTGAAATCCACATCGAGGATATAGACCCGGTGCGGGTCGGGCGGGAAGGGCAAGGTGTTCTGGCCGATCTGTTCGGCGGGCAACTCGGCCCGCACCGCGCTGGTACTCGCGGCCAAGGCCAAGGCCAGGGCTGAGATGCTGAGCCTGTCTACGCGACGCATTGGCTATCTCCGATGTTGTTATGGGTTATGCAGAAATCGCAGTGATCGCAGTGTGCCGCCTGGCCCGAGGTGGTGATTTGGCCAGCGTGACATTCTGTTGAGGCTCCCTGACAAAACGCCGGCTGGGGCTGGCAGGCGGCTCGGCAGGCGTTGAAGATCGCCCCGCATACCTTTTGCGCTGCCATCCAGGAGTCATGTCATGAGCGATATCCAGCTGTTACCTGCCGTGGTCGAGTTCCTCGCCCGGCCCCACGGCCACTTCATCGACGGCCGTTACGTGGCGGGCGAGGCGGGGCTGTCGATCGACATACACGACCCGTCCAGCGGCACGATCGTCAGCCGCGTCGCCGATGCCAGCGAGGCGGAGGTACAACAAGCGGTGCGTAGTGCCCGGCACGCGTTCAAGGGCGCTTGGGCTGAGGTTTCGCCGTATCAGAAGGGCGTGATACTCAACCGCCTGGCCGACCTGATCGAGGCCAATGCCGAAGAGCTGGCCCAACTCGAAACCCTTTGTTCGGGCAAATCGATCAATCTCTCGCGCGGGTTGGAGATCGCTCAAAGTTTAGTTTTCCTGCGTTACTTCGCCGGCTGGGCGAGCAAGATCACCGGCCAGACCATGACGCCTTCGATCCCCTCGTTCGGCACTGAGCGCTACACGGCCTTCACCCTGCGCGAACCGGTGGGTGTGGTGGCCGGGATCGTGCCGTGGAATTTCTCGGTGATGATCGGCATCTGGAAGATCGCCTCGGCGCTGGTCACCGGCTGCACCATCGTGGTCAAGCCCAGCGAATTCACGCCGCTGACCCTGCTGCGCATCGCCGAGCTGGCCATCGAGGCGGGTGTGCCGGCGGGGGCGTTGAACGTGGTCAATGGGCGCGGCAGTGCCGGGCAGTGGCTGATCGAGCAGCCGCAGGTGGCCAAGGTAGCCTTCACCGGCTCGGTGCCGACCGGCATCGCCGTGGGCAAGGCGGCGATGGCGGCCAACCTGACCCGCGCCACGTTGGAGCTGGGCGGCAAGAACGCGGCGGCGTTGCTGGCCGATGTCGATGTCGATAGCGCCGTGGCGGGCATCGTACAGACGGCCTATGTGCATCAGGGGCAGGTCTGCGCCTCGCCGGAGCGGCTGTATGTGCACCGCAGCAAGGTTCAGGCGTTTACCCAGAAGCTCGGGGCTGCGTTGGGGCAGATGACGATCGGCTCGGCGCTGGATCCGCAGGCGCAGTTCGGTCCGTTGGCCAATGCCCAGCATCTGGAAAAGATCGTCGGTTTCTTCGAACGGGCCAAGGCCAGCAATACGGTCGTGTGTGGGGCAATGCGCTGGATCGGCCGGGGTATTTCGTCGAGCCTACGGTGGTGTTGGCCAATGGTGCGGATGATCCGCTGCTGCACGAGGAGACCTTTGGACCGATCGTGTGTGTGTTGCCGTTCGATGATGAAGAGCAGCTGCTGGAGATGATGAACGACAGCCCCTACGGCCTGACTGCGAGCGTCTGGACCAACGACCTGTCCAAGGCATTGCGCCTGATTCCACAGATCGAGGCGGGCACGGTCTGGGTCAACATGCATACCTTCCTTGACCCGGCAGTGCCGTTTGGCGGAGTGAAGGCTTCGGGGGTTGGGCGGGAGTTCGGAAGTGCGTTCATCGAGGATTACACGGAGTTGAAGTCGGTGATGATTCGGTACTGAGTCTGGCTGCTGTGGGGCAGCGCGGTATCCGTTGACGGCGCTGCCAACCACGAGGCGAGAGCAGAGGCGCCACGGATTTACCTGTCGAGCGACCGCAAGGCATGGTAAAAAGCCGCATTGCCATTCAGAAGTCGAATACCAAGATGTCCAACAGCGTTAAATCGAATAGATCACTGTTCGACCTCGACCTGCTCCGCGCCATCGTGGTCGTAGCCGACTGCGGCAGCTTCACCACCGCCGCGACACGCCTGCACTCCACCCAGTCGACCATCAGCCAGAAGGTGCGCCGCCTGGAAGACATGGTCGGACATCGCCTGCTCGTGCGCGGCAATCGCGACGTGCTGCCTACCGACGCCGGGCAGACTTTGCTCGGTTATGCCCGGCACATGCTGGCGCTCAACGACCAGATGCTCGAGGCCCTCGCCGGAGCCATGGTCGGCATCAGCGTGCGCCTGGGCGTGCCCGAGGACTTCGTCGGCGGACCAACCACCAATGCCTTGTCGGCCTTCAGCCGCCTGCACCCGCAGGTCAAGCTGGAAGTCACCAGCGGACTGTGCCGCGATCTCGCCCAAGCGTACGACAATGGCGAACTCGACCTGGTGCTGCTCAAGCAGAAGCGCAACAGCCGTGAAGGTGTGGCCTGCTGGCCGGAACGTCTGCAATGGATCGACAGCGCCAGCAGCCCGACTTTCGAACTCGATCCTGTGCCCCTGGTGACCTTCCCACCGCGCGGGCTGTACCGGGATGACATGATCAGTGCCATCGAAGGCATGGGCCGGCGCTGGCGCATCAGCTTCACCAGCTCAAGCCTCAGTGGCATCCAGGCCGCGGTCGCCGATGGCATGGGCATCAGCCTGCTGCCACCGCGAGCGGCGACCCGTGAGCATCGGGTGCTGGGCGCCGGGCAGGGGTTGCCAGAGGTGGACAGCTACGAAATCGTCATCCATCACCGCCCCACCGCCGATGTCATGGTCAAGGCGTTGGCCGAGGTGCTGCAGAAACTGCTGGCCGCCGGCGCTATCTGAGCCTGCCGTGAGCGTTTCAAAAGGCCTGCGGTGGTGGATCAGAGCAAGTGTTTCAGGCTGTGGCTGCTGGGAATGGTTGGGGCTCCATGCGGTCCCACCTTTTACGTGGGTACGACACCCGCCCAATTCCAAGCCATGGAGATACGACATGAAAGCAGTGGTGTTCACCGCATT
Proteins encoded in this window:
- a CDS encoding MauE/DoxX family redox-associated membrane protein — translated: MLDPVFVIASGTAVAALLASAASHKLRDWRAFNGIARAYQVVPAALVPAATASLALAELGLALALLLPPWRQLAALGVMLLMALYASLIGLNLWRGRRDIDCGCSGPGAAQPLRPVLLLRNLAIALLAGLAAWPMAERALGALDIFVVIAAGAVALLIHVAVDGLLANQPRLAKLTGR
- a CDS encoding amine dehydrogenase large subunit; amino-acid sequence: MRRVDRLSISALALALAASTSAVRAELPAEQIGQNTLPFPPDPHRVYILDVDFKNPIAGKVVVVDPKAKRMLGMTTNAFVAPTALSPDNRTLYSANLFYSRGTYGERTDVLVAWDTQTLRPQWEVVLPAKRASTLTEKYAMGVSADSKLAYVFNLTPSTSVTVVDTQAHKVASEVAISGCVLNYPVGKRSFASLCGDGQLLVVTLDDAGKEVSRTQTPFFDPNKVRLNERAIANGDTYYFTTTHGEVYPVSFEGGKAKPLPTWSLVSDTERKQGWAPGGWQALAVAPGLNRLYALMHDQHTDGKWEDPSTTIWAFDLKTGKRVGTLESPKPVWSLQASHDKAPILTATDLEGGVQFFDLVSGKHSGAMDQIADTPVLTLAPW
- a CDS encoding LysR substrate-binding domain-containing protein; protein product: MSNSVKSNRSLFDLDLLRAIVVVADCGSFTTAATRLHSTQSTISQKVRRLEDMVGHRLLVRGNRDVLPTDAGQTLLGYARHMLALNDQMLEALAGAMVGISVRLGVPEDFVGGPTTNALSAFSRLHPQVKLEVTSGLCRDLAQAYDNGELDLVLLKQKRNSREGVACWPERLQWIDSASSPTFELDPVPLVTFPPRGLYRDDMISAIEGMGRRWRISFTSSSLSGIQAAVADGMGISLLPPRAATREHRVLGAGQGLPEVDSYEIVIHHRPTADVMVKALAEVLQKLLAAGAI